From the Serinus canaria isolate serCan28SL12 chromosome 21, serCan2020, whole genome shotgun sequence genome, one window contains:
- the PLEKHM2 gene encoding pleckstrin homology domain-containing family M member 2 isoform X2, which yields MEPAEVKDRILENISLSVKKLQSYFAACEDETPAIRNHDKVLQRLCEHLDHALLYGLQDLSSGYWVLVVHFTRREAIKQIEVLQHVATNLGRSRAWLYLALNENSLESYLRLFQENLSLLHKYYVKNALVCSHDHLTLFLTLVSGLEFIRFDLDLDAPYLDLAPYMPDYYKPQHLLDFEERLPSSVHGSDSLSLNSFNSVTSTNLEWDDSAIAPSSEDYDFGDVFPAMQTMPSRDWEDGDLTDTLSCPRSATSEPNGGRAAARSPTQRHNPFNQDRAEVPSSADTTPVHVASRDRAEATPEGTDQSESCTELEVIRLAKKKKTGKKKKVKPEEVVNSPAPAAPEASGDSGINGLSDREEPPRDGEGDREEPPRDGGSAAPGGPEEGGERAALGPLALRIPEMKDTSMESVGQPLSKVMDRLNGQLDPGGWNATLEPPGQPFRTDTPGETPDGSSSGDFSEGISAPMDFYRFTVESPNAAAPGGGHHDPPGPGQPPHVSGSPEAPEEEESREGEAVGAVEESERASDEPQTSQTETTNPQALCQRKKEQPSPSLSSAEDSGVEEGQGSPSELTHPSEFRVDNNHLLLLMIHVFRENEEQLFRMIRMSTGHMEGNLQLIYVLLTDCYVYLIRKGAAEKPYMVEEAVSYNELDYISVGLDQQTVTLVCTNRRKQFLLDTADVALTEFFLVSLKSAMIKGCREPPYPSILTDATMEKLALAKFVAQESKCEACNVVVRFYGLVHWEDPMDEALGPSSSSCSSAEHAVTKDGILHYKAGTSYLGKEQWKPCFVVLSNGILYQYPDRTDVTPLLSINMGGEQCGGCRRSNTTDRPHSFQVILTDRPSLELSAENEEDMADWMQYFCQAVSKGVIPQGVAPTPCVPCCLVLTDEKAFTCHEDCQTSFFRSLGTAELTDVTAVSTEAGKEYCILEFAQDSKEFLPPWVLYFSCTTELERFLSALNIAWRNIYQVDLQHKAILDAAVKKKCEDAQSLIDSAWQRSDSLCRGRAERDPWC from the exons ATGGAGCCGGCGGAGGTGAAGGACCGCATCCTGGAGAACATCTCCCTCTCCGTCAAGAAG ctgcagagctaCTTTGCTGCCTGTGAAGATGAGACACCAGCCATCAGAAACCATGACAAGGTCCTGCAGCGGCTCTGTGAACACCTGGACCATGCTCTGCTCTATGG gcTGCAAGATCTTTCATCGGGGTACTGGGTGCTGGTGGTTCACTTCACACGCCGGGAAGCCATCAAACAGATCGAAGTGCTGCAGCATGTGGCCACCAACCTGGGACGCA GCCGGGCCTGGCTGTACCTTGCCCTCAATGAAAATTCCTTGGAGAGCTACTTGAGGCTGTTCCAGGAGAACCTCAGCCTGCTGCACAAGTACTATGTCAA GAACGCCCTGGTCTGCAGTCATGACCATCTGACCTTGTTCTTAACACTGGTGTCTGGACTGGAGTTTATCCGCTTTGACTTGGACCTG gatgCTCCATACCTGGATCTGGCCCCGTACATGCCGGATTACTACAAACCTCAGCACCTGCTGGACTTCGAGGAGCGCCTGCCCAGCTCCGTGCACGGCTCTGACAGCCTCTCCCTCAACTCCTTCAACTCTGTCACCTCCACCAACCTGGAATGGGACGACAGTGCCATTGCTCCATCCAGTGAGG ATTATGATTTTGGAGATGTCTTTCCAGCAATGCAGACCATGCCCAGCAGAGACTGGGAAG ACGGGGACCTGACGGACACGCTCAGCTGCCCACGCTCGGCCACCTCGGAGCCCAACGGCGGCAGGGCCGCGGCGAGGAGCCCCACGCAGCGCCACAACCCCTTCAACCAGGACAGGGCCGAGGTGCCGTCCTCCGCCGACACCACGCCGGTGCACGTGGCTTCCCGGGACAGGGCAGAGGCCACCCCCGAGGGAACGGACCAGTCCGAGAGCTGCACGGAGCTGGAGGTCATCAG GTtagccaagaagaagaagaccggcaagaagaagaaggtgaagcCTGAGGAGGTGGTGAACAGCCCGGCGCCTGCAGCGCCCGAGGCCAGTGGGGACAGCGGCATCAATGGGCTCAGCGACAGGGAGGAGCCACCGAGGGAcggggagggggacagggaggagccGCCGAGGGAcgggggctctgctgccccgGGCGGGCCAGAGGAGGGCGGGGAGCGCGCTGCCCTTGGCCCGCTGGCCCTGCGCATCCCCGAGATGAAGGACACGTCCATGGAGAGCGTGGGGCAGCCCCTGAGCAAGGTCATGGACAGGCTCAACGGGCAGCTGGACCCCGGGGGCTGGAACGCCACCCTGGAGCCCCCCGGGCAGCCCTTTCGGACTGACACGCCAGGGGAGACCCCGGATGGATCGTCCTCTGGCGACTTTAGCGAGGGGATTTCAGCCCCCATGGACTTCTACCGATTTACCGTCGAGAGTCCAAACGCTGCTGCACCAGGTGGTGGCCACCATGACCCTCCAGGGCCTGGCCAACCGCCACATGTTTCTGGTAGCCCTGAGGCtcctgaagaagaagaaagcagagagggagaagcagTTGGGGCAGTAGAGGAGTCTGAAAGGGCGAGTGATGAACCTCAAACTAGCCAGACAGAAACCACCAACCCGCAGGCTCTCTGTCAGCGCaagaaggagcagcccagcccttccctgagcagcGCTGAGGACTCTGGGGTGGAGGAAGGACAGGGCAGCCCCTCGGAGCTGACCCATCCCTCCGAGTTCAG GGTGGATAACAACCATCTCCTCTTGCTGATGATCCATGTCTTTCGGGAGAATGAGGAGCAGTTGTTCAGG ATGATCCGAATGAGCACAGGGCACATGGAAGGAAACCTGCAGCTGATCTACGTCCTGCTGACAGATTGCTATGTGTACCTGATCCGGAAAG gggcagcagAGAAGCCATACATGGTGGAGGAGGCCGTGTCCTACAACGAGCTGGATTACATCTCG GTTGGGCTGGATCAGCAGACGGTGACCCTGGTGTGCACCAACCGGAGGAAGCAGTTCCTGCTGGACACTGCCGACGTGGCACTCACCGA GTTCTTCCTGGTCTCCTTGAAGTCAGCCATGATCAAAGGGTGCCGGGAGCCCCCTTATCCCAGTATCCTCACGGATGCTACCATGGAGAAGCTGGCACTTGCCAAGTTTGTGGCACAGGAGTCCAAGTGTGAG GCCTGCAACGTGGTTGTGCGTTTCTACGGCCTCGTTCACTGGGAGGACCCCATGGATGAGGCACTGGgaccttccagcagcagctgctcctctgcgGAACACGCCGTCACTAAGGATGGCATCCTGCACTACAAGGCAGGCACCTCCTACCTGGGCAAGGAGCAGTGGAAGCCCTGCTTCGTGGTGCTTag CAATGGGATCTTGTACCAGTACCCTGATCGCACGGATGTCAcccctctgctctccatcaACATGGG TGGCGAGCAGTGCGGGGGATGCCGGCGTTCCAACACCACCGACCGGCCCCACTCCTTCCAGGTGATCCTGACAGACCGgccctccctggagctgagcGCCGAGAACGAGGAGGACATGGCAGACTGGATGCAGTACTTCTGTCAGGCTGTCTCCAAAGGG GTGATCCCCCAGGGTGTTGCCCCGACGCCGTGCGTTCCCTGCTGCCTGGTGCTGACAGATGAGAAGGCTTTCACGTGCCATGAGGACTGCCAGACCAGCTTCTTCCGCTCGCTGGGCACCGCGGAGCTGACCGATGTCACCGCCGTCTCCACGGAGGCTGGCAAGGAGTACTGCATCCTG GAGTTTGCTCAGGACAGCAAGGAGTTCCTGCCCCCCTGGGTCCTTTATTTTAGTTGCACTACAGAACTGGAGAGGTTCCTGTCAGCACTGAACATCGCGTGGAGGAACATCTACCAG GTCGATCTCCAGCACAAGGCCATTCTGGATGCTGCTGTGAAGAAGAAATGTGAGGATGCCCAGAGCCTCATCGACAGCGCCTGGCAGCGCAGCGACAGCCTCTGCCGGGGCCGGGCTGAGCGAGACCCCTGGTGTTAA